The nucleotide window TCATTGCTCAATCTCACTGTCCAGGAGGAACAAAAACTCTTGGAGGCCACCACACGCGTCGATCTCCTGCGCACTTTATATGCGGCGATGTCTCGCGAGATCCAGATCCTTCAATTGAGAGAGAAGATCACGACCGAAGCGCAAGCCAAGATCAGCAAGTCGCAACGCGAGTATATTCTTCGCGAACAGCTCAAGGCGATTCAGCAGGAACTGGGCGAGTCGGATGGTGACGAAGGTGAGACAGGTCGTCTGAAGAAACAAATCGAAGAGGCAGACCTGCCGGACCACGTTCGGAAGGAGGCTGAACGTGAAGTGACTCGTTTGGCGAAAATTCCTCCTACGTCACCGGACCATCAGGTCATTCGAAGCTATCTTGAATTGGTCCTTGAGTTGCCTTGGAAGAAGGCGTCGGAAGACAGCCTGGACCTCGCCCGCGTCCGCCAGGTGCTGGATGAAGACCACTATGGGATCAAGGAAGTTAAAGAGCGGATCGTCGAGCACCTGGCCGTCTTGAAATTAAACCCCGGTGCCAAGGCGCCGATCCTGTGTCTCGTCGGTCCTCCGGGAGTCGGCAAGACCAGTCTGGGTCAGTCCATTGCGCGAGCGATGGGCCGGAAGTTTGAGCGATTCAGCCTGGGCGGCGTGCATGATGAAGCAGAATTGCGCGGGCACAGACGGACCTATGTCGGAGCTCTCCCCGGTCGGATCATTCAAGCGGTTCGCCGGGCCGGCGTGAACAATCCGGTCTTGATGCTAGACGAAGTGGATAAGATGGGCCGCGACTTCCGAGGCGATCCTGCTGCAGCGCTGTTGGAAATTCTGGATCCGGCGCAGAATCACACGTTCCGCGATCACTATCTGGATCTGCCGTTCGATCTGTCTAAGGTATTCTTTATCACCACGGCAAACACACTGGATACGATCAGCCAGCCGCTGTTGGACCGAATGGAAATCATTCAGTTGGGCGGATACAGTGAACGGGAAAAGGCCGAGATTGCCGTACGCTATCTCTGGCCGCGCCGTCTCACGGAGGCGGGCTTGCAGCCGAGCGAAGTCATTCTTCCCGCAGCAGTACTTGATCGGATCATCAGCAGGTACACGCGGGAAGCAGGTGTGCGCCAGCTCGAGCGAATGCTCGGACGGTTAACCCGCAAGGTCGCGTTGCAGTTCGCCGATATAACGGACGGACGGGAGCGGGCGCCTGTCACCATTGCGATGGATCAGCTCACGGAATGGCTCGGCACGGAACGGTTTATACCGGAGGAAGCGAGGAAAGAACTCCCTCCCGGAGTTGCGACCGGTCTCGCTTGGACACCGACCGGTGGCGACGTTCTGTACATCGAGACCAGTTTATTGCCGGGCAGTCATGAGCTGTCGTTGACCGGACAGCTCGGCGACGTCATGCAGGAATCGGCTCGCGCGGCCCGTAGTTATCTCTGGGCCCATGCAGAGGAAATGGGACTCGATATCTCCCGCTTCAAGCGAAACGGGGTTCACATTCACGTGCCATCCGGAGCCATACCCAAAGACGGCCCTTCCGCCGGGATCACCATGGCCACGGCGCTCGCGTCGGCCTATGTCAGGAAACCGATCCGGAAAGACACGGCTATGACCGGTGAGGTGAGCCTCAGTGGATTGGTCCTGCCGGTCGGCGGAATCAAAGAGAAAGTTCTCGCCGCACATCGAGCGGGAATCAAACGGATCATTCTGCCGAAGGCCAACGAGAAGGATCTCAAAGAAATTCCTGAGGAGGTCCGTCGCGACATCGAGTTCATCCTGGTCGAGACCGTCCACGAGGTGCTGCGAGCAGCCTTCACCACCGTGGAGCACCAGGAGGAACCTTGTCAGGTTTCCGCCTGACAACCGACGAAGGAGAATGAGAGGCATCGTCTCACCGGATCGAGACAGTTGGCGGACCGCAAGAAACCGGAAAGAGAGGAAACTCCCGATGGGTAAGCAACCGGAGATCGGCGCGATCGTGAAAGTCATCAAGACCGACGACGAGTGGAGGAAACTCCTGTCACCGGAGACCTATCGCGTCCTGCGACACGAGGAAACCGAGCGGCCGTTCGTCAACCCCATGCACGAGAACCATCAGGCCGGCATTTACAATTGTGCCGGGTGCGACTTACCGCTCTTCTCTTCGGAACACAAGTTCGATAGCGGGACGGGCTGGCCTAGCTTCTGGCAACCGATCGATCCTAAGGTCATCGGCACCACAACCGACTTCAAACTGATTTTTCCACGGACGGAAGTCCACTGCGCCCGCTGCGATGGCCATCAAGGCCATGTCTTCAAGGACGGTCCTAAACCGACTGGACTGCGATACTGCATCAACGGCGTGGCATTGAAGTTTGTGCCGGCGTAGCGACTTAGCGCATTGAGTTCTTAGTGTGTTCGCTCGAGCGATTTTCTCGGTCGCCCTCACGGCAGAATCGCCATGATTCTGACTGGTCCGCCCGTGCCTCCCTTGATCTTGATTGGCAACGAAACAAGCGTCGCGCCTTTGGGCGGGAGCTGCTCCAGATTCGCGATGTTCTCGAGACCATACTTGTCAGCACCATTGACGATCTGGTGTACGATGAAATCCTGCGAGGAACCGTAATCGATACTCGGCGTGTCGATGCCGATGCCATCCACGTTGCGCTTCGTCACGAGAAACTCAGC belongs to Nitrospiraceae bacterium and includes:
- the msrB gene encoding peptide-methionine (R)-S-oxide reductase MsrB, with product MGKQPEIGAIVKVIKTDDEWRKLLSPETYRVLRHEETERPFVNPMHENHQAGIYNCAGCDLPLFSSEHKFDSGTGWPSFWQPIDPKVIGTTTDFKLIFPRTEVHCARCDGHQGHVFKDGPKPTGLRYCINGVALKFVPA
- the lon gene encoding endopeptidase La; the protein is MSESMIVSNLPVLPIKRTVLFPGVMMPLTVGRDRSIAAVEAAMKTEDKTLLVIAQRAPDVEGPELKDLYSIGTKAVIKQLARVSEGQIHVMVQGLERVVLLRLDQTDPYLVARVRQSTEPTDTGTEVDALHRAIQDIVADLPKLIRAPGMEEAVVALGAEQDPVALAYRIASLLNLTVQEEQKLLEATTRVDLLRTLYAAMSREIQILQLREKITTEAQAKISKSQREYILREQLKAIQQELGESDGDEGETGRLKKQIEEADLPDHVRKEAEREVTRLAKIPPTSPDHQVIRSYLELVLELPWKKASEDSLDLARVRQVLDEDHYGIKEVKERIVEHLAVLKLNPGAKAPILCLVGPPGVGKTSLGQSIARAMGRKFERFSLGGVHDEAELRGHRRTYVGALPGRIIQAVRRAGVNNPVLMLDEVDKMGRDFRGDPAAALLEILDPAQNHTFRDHYLDLPFDLSKVFFITTANTLDTISQPLLDRMEIIQLGGYSEREKAEIAVRYLWPRRLTEAGLQPSEVILPAAVLDRIISRYTREAGVRQLERMLGRLTRKVALQFADITDGRERAPVTIAMDQLTEWLGTERFIPEEARKELPPGVATGLAWTPTGGDVLYIETSLLPGSHELSLTGQLGDVMQESARAARSYLWAHAEEMGLDISRFKRNGVHIHVPSGAIPKDGPSAGITMATALASAYVRKPIRKDTAMTGEVSLSGLVLPVGGIKEKVLAAHRAGIKRIILPKANEKDLKEIPEEVRRDIEFILVETVHEVLRAAFTTVEHQEEPCQVSA